One genomic segment of Arcobacter lacus includes these proteins:
- a CDS encoding 3'-5' exonuclease: MIILDFETNSSNIGDVIEIAAVKIDKEFNILDKFHRYYLSRFPLNFYSYAVHRLTPELILDYRKDKNYSSYFSEDEDFEEFCFGSKTLVAHNIKFELRHINNRVKFENHICTMNENKKIVNVFGKNGRVKNPKLDETCLYYGIEFDGEKYHSATYDVTKTYEILKRMNLNL; the protein is encoded by the coding sequence ATGATAATTTTAGATTTTGAAACAAATAGTTCAAATATTGGTGACGTAATAGAAATTGCTGCTGTTAAAATAGATAAAGAATTTAATATTTTAGATAAATTTCATAGATATTATCTTTCAAGGTTTCCTCTAAATTTTTATTCTTATGCTGTTCATAGATTAACTCCTGAATTAATTCTTGATTATAGAAAAGATAAAAATTATAGTTCTTATTTCAGTGAAGATGAAGATTTTGAAGAGTTTTGTTTTGGAAGTAAGACTTTAGTTGCTCATAATATAAAGTTTGAATTAAGACATATAAACAATCGAGTTAAATTTGAAAATCATATTTGTACAATGAATGAAAATAAAAAAATTGTAAATGTTTTTGGAAAAAATGGAAGAGTAAAAAATCCAAAGCTTGATGAAACTTGTTTATATTATGGAATAGAATTTGATGGCGAAAAATATCATAGTGCAACTTATGATGTAACAAAGACTTATGAAATTTTAAAAAGAATGAATTTAAATCTATAA
- a CDS encoding flagellin N-terminal helical domain-containing protein, giving the protein MKVNDSLSLNQDLYINASRTLANPSSYGTQEENSAYSINVNPQLSTRAVNTYENEIKNTNQAMAANQTATNAMEKQSELLDNIKDKLQKASETTNEEDRQNLLKDIQTKLEDLNNVAKNTTFNNSNLLQNSSTDSSASVATQYQVGLGKGQVVEIPSLQSNTQGLNLTTLVNQDPTNFGVEDAQSFLTNVNDAIKKVDDNITDFKKTQEKLEDTRKDLLSKRETTINTTNLFADYSKDSTSFSKQNIFSLAGSIGLSQANLNQDMVSKLLK; this is encoded by the coding sequence ATGAAGGTAAATGATTCTCTCTCGTTAAATCAAGATTTATACATAAATGCTTCTCGTACTTTAGCAAATCCTTCTTCTTATGGAACACAAGAAGAAAATTCTGCTTATAGTATAAATGTAAATCCTCAATTATCTACTAGAGCTGTTAATACTTATGAAAATGAGATTAAAAACACGAATCAGGCAATGGCAGCAAATCAAACTGCAACAAATGCTATGGAAAAACAATCAGAACTTTTAGATAATATAAAAGATAAACTACAAAAAGCTAGTGAAACAACAAATGAAGAAGATAGACAAAATCTTTTAAAAGATATTCAAACAAAGTTAGAAGATTTAAATAATGTTGCAAAAAACACAACTTTTAACAATAGTAATTTACTTCAGAATAGTTCTACGGATAGTTCAGCATCAGTAGCAACTCAATATCAAGTTGGTTTAGGTAAAGGTCAAGTTGTAGAGATTCCATCTTTACAGTCAAATACGCAAGGATTAAATCTTACAACTTTAGTAAATCAAGACCCAACAAATTTTGGTGTTGAAGATGCTCAAAGTTTTTTAACAAATGTAAATGATGCTATTAAAAAAGTAGATGATAATATAACAGACTTTAAGAAAACTCAAGAAAAACTTGAAGATACAAGAAAAGATTTACTCTCAAAAAGAGAAACAACAATAAACACAACAAATCTTTTTGCTGATTATTCAAAAGATTCAACAAGTTTTTCTAAACAAAATATCTTTTCACTTGCAGGTTCAATAGGGCTATCTCAAGCAAATTTGAATCAAGATATGGTTTCAAAACTTCTTAAATAA
- a CDS encoding glycine zipper 2TM domain-containing protein, with product MKKILAMFLVSGSLVFADNNSIGLDTVVGATLGVAIGNQIGSGNGKDVAKVAGGLLGAVIANNSRNTAPTTYYNNNYPNSGYSTGTTYVNNNYYSDPYYTQPNSQVTIIYNDPYPPRYVVPIGYYRPYYPPHRYGPPPKKGVHGGFYYGR from the coding sequence ATGAAAAAGATTCTAGCAATGTTTTTAGTTTCTGGTTCTTTGGTTTTTGCAGACAATAATTCTATTGGTTTAGATACTGTTGTTGGAGCAACTCTTGGTGTTGCTATTGGAAATCAAATTGGAAGTGGAAATGGTAAAGATGTTGCAAAAGTAGCTGGTGGATTGTTAGGTGCAGTTATTGCAAATAATTCAAGAAATACAGCTCCCACAACATATTACAATAATAATTACCCAAATAGTGGATATAGTACAGGAACAACTTATGTAAATAATAACTATTATTCTGATCCTTATTATACTCAACCAAATTCTCAAGTGACGATTATTTATAATGACCCATATCCTCCAAGATATGTTGTTCCTATAGGATATTATAGACCTTATTATCCACCTCACAGATATGGTCCTCCTCCAAAAAAAGGGGTTCATGGTGGATTTTATTATGGAAGATAG
- a CDS encoding sensor histidine kinase codes for MKKLLALRNLDIDLTKSETRTLLGFSLLYSFLVLVILCVMFFLYYQFQKDLMLQEKRQILQTYSNSLISNLKELHINIDKDNIYPRDEKYKSAIYDSDKKKIFSTLQSQTVKLDDVIYLKNDKIHFIKEPESYYLGSKYVIVEIPDDHIWFENIKYKMIVGFLLAFLFMIFVGYFISKLFLKPMRDALHLLDRFIKDTTHELNTPVTAIITNIETIDKSLLDDKTLRKINRIEIGAKTISNIYEDLTFVTLNNQIISNNENINLSNIVRQRVDFFLSIANMKKIRFETNIKDNVFIFCDVKKISKLIDNLLSNAIKYNKNSGFIKVILTKNSMIIEDSGKGMSSENLENLFDRYQRFDKSVGGFGIGLNIVSLIAKEYDFKIDVTSQLGVGTKVKIRW; via the coding sequence GTGAAAAAATTGTTAGCGTTAAGAAACTTGGATATAGATTTAACCAAGAGTGAAACTAGAACACTTTTAGGATTTAGTCTTTTATACTCTTTTTTAGTTCTTGTTATTCTTTGTGTTATGTTTTTTTTATATTATCAGTTTCAAAAAGATTTAATGTTACAAGAAAAAAGACAAATCTTACAAACTTATTCAAATAGTTTAATTTCAAATTTAAAAGAACTTCACATAAATATTGATAAAGACAATATTTATCCAAGAGATGAAAAATACAAATCTGCTATTTATGATAGTGATAAAAAAAAGATTTTTTCAACTTTACAATCACAAACAGTTAAATTAGATGATGTAATATATTTAAAAAATGACAAAATCCATTTTATAAAAGAACCTGAGTCTTACTATTTAGGTTCAAAATATGTTATTGTTGAAATTCCTGATGACCATATATGGTTTGAAAATATTAAATATAAGATGATTGTAGGTTTTTTATTAGCATTTTTATTTATGATATTTGTAGGATATTTTATTTCGAAACTATTTTTAAAACCAATGCGTGATGCTTTACATCTACTTGATAGATTTATAAAAGATACAACTCATGAATTAAATACTCCTGTAACTGCAATAATTACAAATATAGAAACAATAGATAAAAGTTTGTTAGATGATAAAACTTTACGAAAAATAAATAGAATAGAAATAGGAGCAAAAACTATTTCAAATATATATGAAGATTTGACTTTTGTTACTTTAAATAATCAGATAATCTCAAATAATGAAAATATAAATCTGTCAAATATAGTAAGACAAAGAGTTGATTTCTTCTTAAGTATTGCAAATATGAAGAAGATTAGATTTGAAACAAATATAAAAGATAATGTATTTATTTTTTGTGATGTTAAAAAAATATCAAAATTAATAGATAATTTACTTTCAAATGCGATTAAATACAATAAAAATTCTGGATTTATTAAAGTTATACTTACAAAAAATAGTATGATAATTGAAGATAGTGGAAAAGGAATGAGTAGTGAAAATCTTGAAAACCTTTTTGATAGATATCAAAGATTTGATAAAAGTGTAGGTGGTTTTGGAATAGGTTTAAATATTGTATCTTTAATAGCAAAAGAGTATGATTTTAAAATAGATGTAACTTCACAGTTAGGAGTTGGTACAAAGGTAAAAATAAGATGGTAA